One genomic region from Leishmania mexicana MHOM/GT/2001/U1103 complete genome, chromosome 15 encodes:
- a CDS encoding putative 60S acidic ribosomal protein: MTTAQLACTYAALILSASGKTDADSICAVTKAAGVEVSHGMAAAFANALASVNVSEVLGSISFGGAAAGGPAAPAAAAASGAAPAAAAAKEEPEEEADDDMGFGLFD, translated from the coding sequence ATGACAACCGCGCAACTCGCCTGCACGTACGCCGCGCTCATCCTCAGCGCGTCCGGCAAGACCGATGCCGACTCTATCTGCGCCGTGACGAAGGCCGCTGGCGTCGAGGTGAGCCACGGcatggccgccgcctttgccAACGCCCTCGCCTCCGTCAACGTGAGCGAGGTGCTTGGCAGCATCAGCTttggcggtgcggccgctGGTGGCCctgctgcccccgctgccgctgctgcgagcggcgcggccccggctgcggcggccgcgaaggaggagcccgaggaggaggcagacgaCGACATGGGCTTTGGTCTGTTCGACTAA
- a CDS encoding cytoplasmic l-asparaginase i-like protein: MEAGAEAAATSAAASRPPTVPRSGRNTRRVLVLYLGGTIGMKKNAEGALEPVAGYLTEQMREMRELRESSEISPFDIIEYDELLDSSDMSAGDYCRIAADIQVHYDEYDGFLIAHGTDTMHYTASALSFLLCNLDKPVIVTGAMVALAEPYNDARRNVVIGMMIASNPKICEVCIFFNDSLFRGNRCNKVYHTYGAFRSLNYPALGVLGATDFVLKEEHLLLQPMGALKIMSDMRGRVGCYPIDPEADVDTLLTVLEQKRPRSPPCTFSVTAAPSTDDNDGTQKPLLDAVLLSLNGVGSVHGIVAEQLQRIVAVAHKYNIVVCAVVRDISGTLNPSEVQRLHAISPEIVYLNDMCASAAEVKLMYLFGKGLSPAKVAAAMTQNLRGEITPLFESHAKL; this comes from the coding sequence ATGGAGGCGGGAGCAGAGGCCGCAGCAAcgtcggcggctgcgtcaAGGCCGCCGACGGTACCCCGTTCCGGCAGGAATACTCGCCGCGTGCTTGTCTTGTATCTAGGGGGAACCATCGGCATGAAGAAGAACGCCGAAGGCGCGCTGGAGCCCGTCGCCGGATACCTGACCGAGCAGATGCGCGAGATGCGAGAGCTGAGGGAGAGCTCCGAAATCTCGCCATTCGACATCATCGAGTACGACGAGCTTCTCGACAGCAGTGACATGAGCGCCGGCGACTactgccgcatcgccgcggaTATACAGGTGCACTACGACGAGTACGACGGTTTCCTCATCGCCCACGGCACGGACACGATGCACTACACGGCGAGCGCACTTTCGTTCCTTCTGTGCAACCTTGACAAGCCGGTGATCGTGACAGGGGCAatggtggcgctggcggagcCGTACAACGATGCGCGCCGCAACGTGGTGATCGGCATGATGATCGCATCGAACCCCAAGATTTGCGAGGTGTGCATCTTCTTCAACGACAGCCTGTTTCGCGGCAACCGGTGCAACAAGGTCTACCATACCTACGGCGCCTTCCGCTCTCTCAACTACCCGGCGCTTGGCGTTCTGGGGGCTACCGATTTTGTGCTGAAGGAGGAGCACCTGCTCCTGCAACCGATGGGCGCCTTGAAGATTATGTCGGACATGCGTGGACGCGTGGGCTGCTACCCGATCGACCCCGAGGCCGATGTGGACACCCTCCTCACAGTGCTGGAGCAGAAGCGGCCAAGGTCGCCTCCCTGCACCTTCTCCGTCACGGCAGCACCCTCGACagacgacaacgacggcaCGCAGAAGCCTCTGCTGGAtgctgtgctgctgtctCTCAACGGTGTTGGTAGCGTGCATGGCAtcgtggcggagcagctgcagcgaaTCGTCGCAGTTGCGCACAAGTACAATATCGTTGTCTGCGCTGTGGTGCGTGATATCAGCGGCACGCTGAACCCGTCCGAGgtccagcgcctgcacgccaTCTCGCCCGAGATCGTGTACCTCAACGACAtgtgcgcctccgctgcggAGGTGAAGCTCATGTACCTGTTCGGCAAAGGGCTCAGCCCTGCAAAGGTAGCCGCTGCCATGACGCAGAATCTTCGAGGCGAGATCACCCCGCTATTTGAATCACATGCCAAGCTGTGA